The Amblyomma americanum isolate KBUSLIRL-KWMA chromosome 5, ASM5285725v1, whole genome shotgun sequence genome window below encodes:
- the LOC144134948 gene encoding A disintegrin and metalloproteinase with thrombospondin motifs like → MCTWGRNALISKDTYESFAGIDVAAHEFGHMLGAPHDEFPRYESQCGWSLGYIMSYVDGGERKHRFSPCSKYLIQQSLRLKLPTCLALTFISDYLTFLPGVYPGAVVNGQKFCEARHPTIQNIYFPEQSAHILRQCRVTCNVPQGLYGGYSYYMHHAVEGTPCVKGWPSYICERGMCVHRYWMGR, encoded by the exons ATGTGCACGTGGGGACGTAACGCTCTGATATCGAAGGACACGTACGAATCGTTTGCTGGCATAGACGTGGCGGCGCATGAGTTCGGACACAT GTTGGGAGCCCCGCATGACGAATTTCCCCGGTACGAATCGCAGTGTGGATGGAGCCTTGGTTACATCATGAGTTACGTGGACGGCGGAGAGAGAAAGCACCGATTTTCCCCTTGCAGCAAGTACTTGATACAGCAGTCTCTCAG GCTGAAACTACCGACCTGTTTAGCACTAACGTTTATCTCTGACTACCTGACGTTCCTGCCTGGGGTGTACCCTGGGGCGGTGGTGAATGGTCAGAAGTTCTGTGAAGCCAGACATCCGACAATTCAAAACATATATTTTCCA gaacagTCAGCCCATATACTGCGGCAGTGTCGTGTGACGTGCAATGTACCGCAAGGCCTGTACGGAGGCTATTCTTATTACATGCATCACGCCGTGGAAGGAACACCGTGCGTCAAGGGCTGGCCTTCATAC aTTTGCGAGCGAGGAATGTGTGTGCACAGGTATTGGATGGGCCGCTAA